The Parafrankia discariae sequence CGACGTCCCTGCCGATGTGCGCGCGCTCGACGTGGAGCCCGCGCTCACCTGAGCCACCGAGCCCCGACATCCGGGCCACTCCGTGTGCCCCATATGCAGTGTCCAGCACGGCGTGGACCCCCCTGGTCCGTCGGTCGGGCAAGTTCCGTCGTGCCCGCGTGCGTCCCATTCGGGTGTGCCCTGGCGTCTTATGGGCACACCTGGGTGTGCATGTGGTGAGCTATGCCCGACATTCATTGCTCAGGGTGAGCCTCTTGTAGCTCTGAGTATTTTTACCGCGCCCGGGTAGAGGTCGACTATTGGCTCCGCCGTCGCGGGCCGGGTCGGGCTGACACGGGCCCGGCACGCCGTCCGCGCGTGCCCGGCAGCGGTCGTGGGTGTCGTGGGTACGGGGCCGGCCTCCGGCCGTCGCGTCCCCGCGTGATGCCGTTCTGTCCTGCGGCGACGTGCGGGGCGGGGCGGCGCTCGCCGGGCCGTCAGGCGTCCCTCGGTACCATGAGCGGGACGAATGTTCGGTCGATCTTCGTCCGGGCCGGCGATCACCGGCCCGGTAACGGGGTTCGCGTCCCCTCCGCCGCCCGGAGCCCGGTGCATCTCAAGAGCCTCACCCTGCGGGGTTTCAAGTCGTTCGCGAGCTCGACCACCTTGCATCTCGAGCCCGGCATCACCTGTGTCGTGGGTCCCAACGGCTCGGGCAAGAGCAACGTCGTCGACGCGATCGCCTGGGTGCTGGGCGAGCAGGGTGCCAAAGCCCTGCGCGGCGGCACCATGTCGGACGTCATCTTCGCCGGCACGCCGTCCCGTCCCGCGCTCGGCCGCGCCGAGGTGCTGCTGACGATCGACAATGCCGACGGCGCGCTGCCGATCGAGTACTCCGAGGTCACCGTCGGCCGGTTGATGTTCCGCAGTGGTGAGAGCGAATACACCATCAATGGCACCACCTGCCGACTCCTGGACATCCAGGAGTTGATGAGCGATTCCGGCATCGGCCGCGAGCTTCACGTGATCGTCGGCCAGGGGCAGCTCGACGCGGTCCTGCATGCCCGGCCGGAGGACCGCCGCGCCTTCATCGAGGAGGCGGCCGGTGTCCTGAAACATCGCAAGCGCAAGGAAAAAGCCCTCCGCAAGCTCGAGGCGATGGCCGCGAACCTCACCCGCCTCACCGACCTGTCCGCTGAGCTGCGGCGTCAGCTCGGGCCGCTCGGCCGCCAGGCGGAGATCGCGCGCAAGGCCGGTGTGATCCAGGCGGCGCTGCGTGATGCCCGCCTCCGGCTGCTCGCGGACGATCTGGCCACCGCCCGTTCGGCGATCGCCTCCGACGCGGCGGACGAGGACGCACTGCGGCTGCGAGTCGCCCAGACGGAGAAGGCGCTCGCCGACGGGCAGCGCCGGGAGGCAGACCTGGAGGCGCGGCTGGCCGTGGTCGTCCCGCGGGCGGCGGCGGCGGCCGAGACCTGGTACGGCCTGGCCTCGATCCGGGAACGCCTGCGCGGAAGCAGGTCGCTCGCCGCCGAGCGCTCCCGCCTGTTGGGCTCGGCGGAGGAGCACCGTGGCGGCCGAGACCCGGAGGAGCTGGAGCAGGAGGCGACGGCCGTCCGGGAGCAGGAGCTCGCGCTCACCGAACGTCTCGAGCTGGACCGGGAGACCCTGGAGGAGGTCGTCGCCCGCCGGAGCTCGCTGGAGGAGGAGCTCGCGGGGGAAGAGAGGGCGCTTCTCGCCGCCGCGAAGGCGGCTTCGGACCGTCGGGAGGGAATCGCGCGGCTCGGCGGGCGGGTGGAGGCCGCGAGGTCCCGCGCGGGGGCCGCCGAGGCGGACATCGTGCGGATGACCGAGGCGCTGGAGGCCGCCCGGGCCCGGGACGCCGAGACGGCCGGGTCCCGCTCCGCGCTCGACACCGAGCTCGCGCGGATCGAGACCGCCCGCGACGAGGTCGCGCAGCGGCACAGCGAGGCCGTCGCCGTCCACGAGGCGGCGAGCGAGCGCCTTGAGGCCCTGCGGGACGCCGAGCGGGCGGCGGAGCGTGACCGTGCCTCCTGGCAGGCCCGCCGCGACGCGCTGGAGCTCTCCCTCGAACCGGCGGACGGTGCGAGCGCCCTGCTGCGCGCGGCGGCGGGGGAGACGACACCAACCGACGCCGGTACGGGAGCCACCGGAGGCGCCGAACACGGCGACGGGGGCGACGGCGCGGGCGCAGGGGCTGGGGGTGGCGGTGGGGCCGGTAGCCGCAAGCGCCGTCCGGGCCGCGGCGGCCGGAACGACCCACGGCAGGCCGCCCCGGCCCAGCTTCCGCCGCTCGAGCCCGCGGTTCAGATCATCGGCCGGCTCGCCAGCTTCGTCACCGTCGCCCCGGGGGCACAGGCGGCGATCGCCGCGGCCCTGGGTCCCGCCGCCGACGCGCTGCTCGTCGGCACTCCGGCCGACGCGCTGGCCGCCCTGCGCTGGCTGCGCACCGCCGACGCCGGCCGGGCCGCCCTCGTCCCGGCCGACCAGGCGAACCAGCTGGAGCGGGCTGGCCAGCTGGACCGGGCTGACGGGACGGACCGGGCTGACGGGGGCGGTGGTACCCCGCGGGGGCTGCCCGTGGACCGCGACCCGGATCTGCCTGCCGGCGCCGTGCCCGCGCTGGACCTGGTCAGGGTGGTCGACGCCCGGTACGCGCCCGCGGTGCGGGAACTGCTCGCCGACACGGTCGTCGCCGACGATCTCGACGTCGCCGGGCAGGTGATCGCGGCCAACTCCCGGGCCCGGGTCGTCACCCGGGACGGGGACGTCGTCGGGCCCCGGTCGGCGGTCGGTGGCAGCGCCACGCCGCCGTCGGTGCTGGAGATTCAGACCGCCGCGGACGAGGCCGACCGCGGCGCGACCGAGGCGTCCGCCCGCCGGGAGGCGGCCCGCGAGGAGATGGGCCCCGCACGGGCCGAGGTCGAGCGGGCCCGCGGCGCCATCGACGCCGCGCTCGCCGAGCGCCATGCCGCCGACGCGCGGCACCGGGCTCTGTCCGAGCACCTGGTCCAGATCGAGCGGACCAGGGGCTCCGCCGCCGGCGAGATCAGCCGGCTCGAGCGGTCCAGGCTCGCCGCGGAGACGGCCCGCGACCAGGCGTACGGAGCGCTCACCGAGCTGGAGTCGCAGCTGGCGGCGAGCTCGTCCGAACCGGACGTGGGCGAGCGACCGCCGGCGGAGCGCGACCGGCTGGTCGCGGCGACCTCCGCGGTCCGCGCGGCGGAGGTCGAGGCCAGGCTGTCGGTGCGTACCAGCGAGGAGCGTGCCCGCGGCCTGCACGGCCGGGCCGACGCGCTCATGCGCGCGGCGGCCAACGAGCGGGCCGCCCGGGCCGCGGCGGCCCGGCGCCGGGAGGTCCGCGAGCGCCAGTCCGCGATCGCGGCCGCGCTGGCCGACGCCGCCGGCGTCGCGCTGGACGCGCTGGAGGGGTCGCTCGCCGCCGCCACGACCGAGCGGGAGACGGCCGAGGCGGTCCGGCGCGAGACCGAGGCCGAGCTCGGCACGGTGCGCGAGCAGACGCGGGGCCAGGCGACCGAGCTGGCCGCGCTGCGCGACGCGGCGCACCGCGACGAGCTGGCACGGGCGGAGAAGCGCCTGCGGGTCGAGACCCTGGAGGCGAAGACCCTCGAGGAGCACGGCGTCGCGGCGGACGACCTGATCGCCGAGTTCGGCCCGGGTGTCCCGGTGCCGCCCGACGAGCCGGACGGCGTGCCGACGCCGTTCGACCGGGCCGAGCAGGTGGCCCGGGCGGCCCACGCGGAGAAGCAGCTCGCCCGGCTCGGCAGGATCAACCCGCTGGCCCTGGAGGAGTTCGCCGCGCTCCAGGAGCGGGCCGCCTTCCTCTCCACCCAGCTGGACGACCTGAAGAGCACCCGACGCGATCTCCTGCTGGTGGTCGACGAGGTCGACGCACGGGTGCGGGAGGTGTTCGAGACGGCGTTCGCCGACACCGCGCGCGAGTTCGAGGTGGTCTTCGCCACGCTCTTCCCGGGCGGTGAGGGGCGCCTCGTCCTTACCGATCCGGACGACATGCTGACCACCGGGATCGAGGTCGAGGCGCGCCCGCCGGGCAAGAAGGTCAAGCGGCTGTCGCTGCTCTCCGGCGGGGAGCGCTCGCTCACCGCCCTCGCGCTGCTGCTCGCGATCTTCCGGGCCCGGCCCTCGCCGTTCTACGTCCTGGACGAGGTCGAGGCGGCGCTGGACGACCGGAACCTGGGCCGGCTGCTCAACGCAGTGGAGGGGCTGCGACAGAAGTCGCAGTTGATCATAATCACGCACCAGAAGCGCACGATGGAGATCGCCGACGCCCTCTACGGCGTGTCGATGCGCGGTGACGGCGTCACCACGGTGATCAGTCAACGGCTCCGTCAGCGCGCCTCCGCCTGAGCGCGGGCGAACCGCCGGTCCGGCCGCCGGTGGGCGGTCGGAGCGTCCCCCGGGCGGGTAACGAGGGGGCGTGACCACTCCTCCGGGCCGCCCCGCTCGCGGTGGTCACGGGGTGGACGAGCGATGGTTGCCCGGCGATCTGTAAGGATCGTGTCGTGGAGCTGGTCATCCTCATCGTCGTGATCGCCGTGGTCCTGGTCGGCATGGTCGGCCTCGTGGCCGGCGCCGCCCTGCGCTCACGCCCCCGCCGGGGCGGTTCGCGGGGCGCGGACCGGCCGGACGCGGGGGGTGGGCCGTCCGCGCGGTCGGGCGTCGCCACCCCGACGATCCCACCGAACTCCCCGCAGACCGGCGCGGCCCCACCCGTCTCGCCGGGCCGGCCCGGCGAGACGGTGGAGTCGGCGGCCGGCCTGGCCGGGCCGCCCGCTCAGGCCCCGGTGGGCGCGGACGGCGCGCCGGTCACCGGGCCCGAGATCGTCGCCCCGCGGATCCCGGTCGACGTGCCCGCGCCCGCGGCGGGCCGGATGGTACGGCTGCGTGCCCGGCTCGCCCGTTCGCAGAACGCGCTCGGTCGCGGGCTGCTGACCCTACTGTCCGGGGACAACCTGGACGAGGAGGCGTGGGAGGACGTCGAGGCGACGCTGCTCGTCGCCGACGTCGGTGTCACCGCCACGGCCGAGATGGTCGAGGCGCTGCGCGAGCGCACCAAGGTGCTGGGTGCCCGCACGGCGGCCGACGCCCGGACGATGCTGCGCGACGAGCTGCTCGCCCAGGTCGGCACGACCACCGACCGGTCGCTGCGGACGTCCGCCGCCGACCGGCCCGCCGTGGTCCTCGTCGTCGGCGTGAACGGCACCGGAAAGACCACCACCTGCGGCAAGATCGCCCGCCTGCTCGTCGCGGACGGCCGTTCGGTCGTGCTGGGCGCGGCGGACACCTTCCGCGCGGCCGCCGCCGACCAGCTGGAGACCTGGGGCGGCCGGGTCGGGGCGACGACCGTGCGCGGCGCGGAGGGGGCGGACCCGGCGTCGGTCGCCTTCGAGGCTGTCAAGCGCGGGATCGACGACGGTGCCGACACCGTGCTCGTCGACACGGCCGGGCGGCTGCACACGAAGGTCGGCCTGATGGACGAGCTGACGAAGATCAAGCGGGTCGTCGGCAAGCAGAGCCCGGTGGACGAGGTACTCCTGGTCCTGGACTCCACCACGGGCCAGAACGCCCTGGTGCAGGCCCGGGTGTTCACCGAGGCGGTGGACATCACCGGCGTCGTCCTGACCAAGCTGGACGGCACGGCCAAGGGCGGGATCGTCATCGCCGTGCAGCGGGAGCTCGGCGTCCCGGTCAAGCTGATCGGCCTCGGTGAGGGCCCGGACGACCTGGCGCCCTTCGAGCCGGAGGCGTTCGTCGACGCGCTGCTGGGCGAGCCGGCCTGACAGCCCGCCGGTGCCGCCGCCGCGGCCTGCCTGCTCGCCGCAAGAGGGCACCGGAGGACCACGGCTCCGGCCGCTCGAGCCACTTCCACACGGACCCCGGCTGATCTAGTCTTTCCGCCTGTGCGGATCCATCGGGATCCGCGGACAGCCGCGCCCCAGGCCGCGACCGGGTCTCGACCGGTCGGGCATGTGAGCCTCCGGCGAGGTGTCTCGCCCTCCTCAGCGCAGAGGGCGGAGCCGGCCGGCGTAGTGCCGGGATCCGTGCGGGCACGCCTCGCCGGGCCGGGCGTCCCGTCCACCGTGGGCCCCACGTCGTCCCGGGTCCCGGTTTCGGATCGGCGCGGGGTGCGTACGCTGGTGCCTGCGGTCCGTCTGCGATCTCGGAGTGTGTGCGCGTGTTCGACACCCTTTCCAGCCGCCTCGACAAGGTCTTCACGTCGCTGCGTGGCAGGGGGCGGCTGACCGACGCCGACATCGACGCCACCGCCCGCGAGATCAGGGTGGCGTTGCTCGAGGCCGACGTCGCCCTGCCGGTCGTGCGTGGTTTTGTCGCCGCCATCCGGGAGCGGGCCCGCGGGGCCGAGGTGAGCGCCTCGCTCAACCCGGCACAGCAGGTCATAAAGATCGTCAACGAGGAGCTCGTCGGCATCCTCGGCGGCGGCACGACGACGCTGCGCTTCGCCAAGAACCCGCCGACCGTGATCCTGCTCGCCGGCCTGCAGGGAACCGGCAAGACGACTCTCGCGGGCAAGCTCGGGCACTGGCTCAAGGCCCAGGGCCACACCCCGCTGCTCGTCGCGGCCGACCTGCAGCGCCCGAACGCGGTGAACCAGCTCCAGGTCGTCGGCCAGCGGGCCGGGGTCGAGGTCTTCGCCCCGGAGCCGGGCAACGGCGTCGGTGACCCGGTGCGGGTCGCCCGTGACGCGCTGGCCCACGCCCGGCGGCACGTCTTCGACGTGGTGGTCGTCGACACGGCCGGCCGCCTCGGCGTCGACGAGGAGTTGATGCGCCAGGCCGCCGACATCCGCGACGCCGTCTCGCCGAACGAGATCCTCTTCGTCCTCGACGCGATGATCGGTCAGGACGCGGTCTCCACGGCCCAGGCCTTCGCCGACGGGGTCGGCTTCACCGGCGTCGTGCTGACCAAGCTCGACGGTGACGCGCGCGGTGGTGCCGCGCTCTCGGTCGCCCGGGTGACCGGCGCGCCGATCATGTTCGCCTCCACCGGTGAGGCCCTCGACGACTTCGACGTCTTCCATCCCGAGCGGATGGCCTCGCGCATCCTCGGCATGGGCGACATGCTCACGCTCATCGAGCAGGCCGAGAAGGCCTTCGAGGTCGAGCAGGCCGAGGCGATGGCCGTCAAGATGGCCAACTCGGAGTTCACGCTCGAGGACTTCCTCGAGCAGATGCTCACCGTCCGCAAGATGGGCCCGATCGGCAACCTGCTCGGGATGCTGCCCGGCATGGGCCAGATCAAGGACCAGCTCGCCCAGGTCGACGACCGAGACCTCGACCGGGTCGTCGCCATCATCCGGTCCATGACGCCGGCCGAGCGCCAGGACCCGAAGATCCTCCAGGCCTCCCGCAAGGCCCGGGTGGCGCGCGGGTCCGGCGTGACCGTCACCGAGGTCAACCAGCTGTTGGACCGCTTCGGTGAGGCGCGCAAGATGATGCGGCAGATGGCCGGTGGCGCCGGCCTGCCGGCGGGAATGGCGCGGGCGAAGGCGGCCCAGGCCCGCAAGGCGGCCAAGAAGGGCAAGGGCGCGCGGCGCAGCGGAAACCCCGCGGCGCGCGCCGCGCAGGCGCAGGAGCGCCGCGACGCCCCCCAGGGCGGCCCGCCGGCGCTCGGTCCCGGTGGCAACGGCCTGGAGGGCATGCCGGACCTGTCCTCGCTGATCCAGCAGGGCGGCTTCGGTGGCGGCGGCACCCCGCCGCGGAACCCTCGTCCAGGCCGCTGACCCGCGGGAACCCACCCACACGCCGGGGCCCCGGCGAAGACCCGGGTGCCCCGGGCGTTGCGTCGGCAGGTGATCTGGCAGACTGTAAGGTCATACAGGCCCTGCCTGCCGGCGTCGGCGTGGCCGCTCTCAGGTGAGTTCCCTTCGGGACCTCCGTGGTGGCTGGTCGTCGGCGGTGTTCTCCCGCCATCGGGGCGTCACGGCTAGTCCGTGTGTTCCGGTGGTCATCGATATGTCTGGAGCCGTACGACCACCGTGGCAACAAAGATCAAACTTCAGCGCCTCGGCAAGATGCGCGAGCCGCACTACCGCATCGTCGTCGCCGACGCCCGCACCAAGCGGGACGGCCGGGTCATCGAGGCCATCGGGCAGTACCACCCGAAGTCCGACCCGAGCATCATCAAGGTCGACCCGGACCGCGTCGGTCACTGGCTCTCCGTCGGCGCCCAGCCGACCGAGCCGGTGCTCGCGATCCTCAAGGTGACCGGCGACTGGCAGAAGTTCAAGGGCCTGCCCGCTCCCCCGCCGATGAAGGTCGCGGCTCCCAAGCCCGACAAGCGGGAGATCTTCGCGGAGGCGGCCCGCGCCGCGGCCGCGGCGGACGACAAGCCCGCCACCACTCCGAAGAAGGCGAAGAAGTCGGCCGCTGCCGACGGTGCCGAGTCGGCGCCCGCCGAGTCCGCCGCGGGGCAGTAAGTGCTGGAAGCGGCCCTCGAGCACCTCGTCCGTGGCATCGTCGACTATCCCGACGATGTCCGGGTGGATCTGTCGAGCAACCGGCGCGGCCGGACGCTGGAGGTCCGGGTGCACCCCGACGACCTCGGCAAGGTCATCGGCCGGCGCGGCCGGACGGCTCGGGCGTTGCGCACCGTGATGGGCGGTGTGGGCGGTCGCGGTCTGCGGATCGACGTCGTCGACGTGGACCGGTAGCCGTGTGCGCTCATCGCCTCCATGCTCATCGCCTCCACGGGCACGCGGCCGCGTCCCATGGGTGAGCCTGTCG is a genomic window containing:
- a CDS encoding AAA family ATPase, which gives rise to MHLKSLTLRGFKSFASSTTLHLEPGITCVVGPNGSGKSNVVDAIAWVLGEQGAKALRGGTMSDVIFAGTPSRPALGRAEVLLTIDNADGALPIEYSEVTVGRLMFRSGESEYTINGTTCRLLDIQELMSDSGIGRELHVIVGQGQLDAVLHARPEDRRAFIEEAAGVLKHRKRKEKALRKLEAMAANLTRLTDLSAELRRQLGPLGRQAEIARKAGVIQAALRDARLRLLADDLATARSAIASDAADEDALRLRVAQTEKALADGQRREADLEARLAVVVPRAAAAAETWYGLASIRERLRGSRSLAAERSRLLGSAEEHRGGRDPEELEQEATAVREQELALTERLELDRETLEEVVARRSSLEEELAGEERALLAAAKAASDRREGIARLGGRVEAARSRAGAAEADIVRMTEALEAARARDAETAGSRSALDTELARIETARDEVAQRHSEAVAVHEAASERLEALRDAERAAERDRASWQARRDALELSLEPADGASALLRAAAGETTPTDAGTGATGGAEHGDGGDGAGAGAGGGGGAGSRKRRPGRGGRNDPRQAAPAQLPPLEPAVQIIGRLASFVTVAPGAQAAIAAALGPAADALLVGTPADALAALRWLRTADAGRAALVPADQANQLERAGQLDRADGTDRADGGGGTPRGLPVDRDPDLPAGAVPALDLVRVVDARYAPAVRELLADTVVADDLDVAGQVIAANSRARVVTRDGDVVGPRSAVGGSATPPSVLEIQTAADEADRGATEASARREAAREEMGPARAEVERARGAIDAALAERHAADARHRALSEHLVQIERTRGSAAGEISRLERSRLAAETARDQAYGALTELESQLAASSSEPDVGERPPAERDRLVAATSAVRAAEVEARLSVRTSEERARGLHGRADALMRAAANERAARAAAARRREVRERQSAIAAALADAAGVALDALEGSLAAATTERETAEAVRRETEAELGTVREQTRGQATELAALRDAAHRDELARAEKRLRVETLEAKTLEEHGVAADDLIAEFGPGVPVPPDEPDGVPTPFDRAEQVARAAHAEKQLARLGRINPLALEEFAALQERAAFLSTQLDDLKSTRRDLLLVVDEVDARVREVFETAFADTAREFEVVFATLFPGGEGRLVLTDPDDMLTTGIEVEARPPGKKVKRLSLLSGGERSLTALALLLAIFRARPSPFYVLDEVEAALDDRNLGRLLNAVEGLRQKSQLIIITHQKRTMEIADALYGVSMRGDGVTTVISQRLRQRASA
- the ftsY gene encoding signal recognition particle-docking protein FtsY, with the translated sequence MELVILIVVIAVVLVGMVGLVAGAALRSRPRRGGSRGADRPDAGGGPSARSGVATPTIPPNSPQTGAAPPVSPGRPGETVESAAGLAGPPAQAPVGADGAPVTGPEIVAPRIPVDVPAPAAGRMVRLRARLARSQNALGRGLLTLLSGDNLDEEAWEDVEATLLVADVGVTATAEMVEALRERTKVLGARTAADARTMLRDELLAQVGTTTDRSLRTSAADRPAVVLVVGVNGTGKTTTCGKIARLLVADGRSVVLGAADTFRAAAADQLETWGGRVGATTVRGAEGADPASVAFEAVKRGIDDGADTVLVDTAGRLHTKVGLMDELTKIKRVVGKQSPVDEVLLVLDSTTGQNALVQARVFTEAVDITGVVLTKLDGTAKGGIVIAVQRELGVPVKLIGLGEGPDDLAPFEPEAFVDALLGEPA
- the ffh gene encoding signal recognition particle protein; the protein is MFDTLSSRLDKVFTSLRGRGRLTDADIDATAREIRVALLEADVALPVVRGFVAAIRERARGAEVSASLNPAQQVIKIVNEELVGILGGGTTTLRFAKNPPTVILLAGLQGTGKTTLAGKLGHWLKAQGHTPLLVAADLQRPNAVNQLQVVGQRAGVEVFAPEPGNGVGDPVRVARDALAHARRHVFDVVVVDTAGRLGVDEELMRQAADIRDAVSPNEILFVLDAMIGQDAVSTAQAFADGVGFTGVVLTKLDGDARGGAALSVARVTGAPIMFASTGEALDDFDVFHPERMASRILGMGDMLTLIEQAEKAFEVEQAEAMAVKMANSEFTLEDFLEQMLTVRKMGPIGNLLGMLPGMGQIKDQLAQVDDRDLDRVVAIIRSMTPAERQDPKILQASRKARVARGSGVTVTEVNQLLDRFGEARKMMRQMAGGAGLPAGMARAKAAQARKAAKKGKGARRSGNPAARAAQAQERRDAPQGGPPALGPGGNGLEGMPDLSSLIQQGGFGGGGTPPRNPRPGR
- the rpsP gene encoding 30S ribosomal protein S16, producing MATKIKLQRLGKMREPHYRIVVADARTKRDGRVIEAIGQYHPKSDPSIIKVDPDRVGHWLSVGAQPTEPVLAILKVTGDWQKFKGLPAPPPMKVAAPKPDKREIFAEAARAAAAADDKPATTPKKAKKSAAADGAESAPAESAAGQ
- a CDS encoding RNA-binding protein, translating into MLEAALEHLVRGIVDYPDDVRVDLSSNRRGRTLEVRVHPDDLGKVIGRRGRTARALRTVMGGVGGRGLRIDVVDVDR